In Rhodamnia argentea isolate NSW1041297 chromosome 5, ASM2092103v1, whole genome shotgun sequence, the DNA window AAATGCTTCATAAACTCTAAAGATCACTTACATCGGTTGAAATAGTTAGTTAATAATAACTATTATccttatcgacaataatttatatcttaaaattttcgtagtctatgaaaatatttttcgactGTTCCTTTTGTATGTGATATagtcttataatttttttggaaaattttttttttgaattactcatttttcgcgaaataaacgaagcctGAATTTTTTTACGAACGCAAAATTGCACAAATCTTTAGTGAATTATCATTTCACTTTCAACATGTACAACAAATGTAGAAGTTAGAACATGATGTTTTGGTTTTTATCAAATTGCCTCGGCAGCATGtcccttctttaaaataaggAGTCCAACACAATAAACTCTGCTTATAGCGTTCTTATCAAGAACCCATTTTTCACGGATCCTTGCTGTAATAGCTttgaatcgaaaaaaaaaaaaattccgtaaCATTTTTATAGCTAATGATAAAATTCAGATGTACATCGTTAACTTAGTGACTGACCACACATTGGTAAATTCAATTCTAAGTTGTTAATGAGTACCTGCAAACACGTCACCGACCGATCACATATTACCATCAGACAATTGATATTTTACCATTCACAGACAATCAGCCCGGGATTCTATAACTGATTTCAATGACCGATCGGAATTTGCCCCAATTTTGCCTATTGCCCTGCCCTAACATCCTTAGAGTTGCCCATACATCAAACTGCTGGAAGATGAAGGCAGATGAACAAGAAGCAAAATCTTATGGTTCTTTCATTTGTTGGGTGATCAGCAACTGCAACTACCAAAAGACCACACTTCTATAGtataaaggggaaaaagaatcaTACAAGCTCGTCATCAGAGAAGAACTGATACCGCTACAATTCTATCTATCCATGTATTTCCCCATAATACAGACTCGAAAATGCGGAAAAAAGCCAAGTGCACATATGCAACAAACTACCTTGAACGATTTCATTTTGAGCCAAGAGCGAATGACAACTTGGGCCGCAATTTGTTCTTGCCCAACACTTTCATCTGATTTAGCCGttgctcctcctcttcctttttcttcctccgcAAAGCCTCCTCTTTCTGCCTCTGGAGCTCCTCCAGCTCCCAATACCGTGCCTCTTCCCTCTTCTGCTGCTCTAAAGCTTCCTTTCTCTGAGCTTCTTCTACTCTTCTCCTGTTCTCGTCCAGCATCCTTTCTagttcctctttctctcttcgcGCTTGCTCCTGCAACCGGGTGATTATTTAAGCTCCAAGAAAAGCAATAGGATAATAAGATCAACACAGTTACTCTCAGACTGGGCCCTCCAAAGGAAATGAAGCAGAACAGCTTGGATTTCCGAATTATCCTTCCGGCCACAGTTCCTTTGCTATTTATGCAATAACTACAATTTTGGCTCAAAATCTATCAGAGGTTTCAAGAGATCATGTTAGCTTATCGTGAAAATGGCGTCTATCAAAGGAAGAAGATTCTGAAAAACATAAGTGCACTTAACTGCAAGAACAACAAAGCATGTAAAAATGAATACAAGTCTTATGAGTGATACACTTCGAATTAGACACTGCAAGTTATTGGTACATTTCTACTAGGTGACGGCAGTAATTCAACCTCAAATAATCCAAGAGATAGGCCTGGTGAAATACAAAAGACAAGTCCAGTGAACTCTACCTCCTTTTGTCTGGCCTGAATAAgggaaatttccttttctttctcaagCTGTACTGCAACTTCATCATGAAGCCTTCTCCGGCCTTCCTCCAGCCTTCTTTGTACCTCTAGTTGGATCTCAGCAGAGTTCAAGCTCTCTTCCACTTTCTTCTGGATAGCTTCCTCTACCCTCTTAACAGTTTCCTCTTCAATTAATTTCAGTTCTGCCTCACGCTGACGCctataaagaaagagaaaaagtcaACCTGGAAAAATGACCACCCCCCAAGAGCAGAATGATGGATGAAAAGTTCAAACGAGGAACAAATAACCAAATTGGTTTTCCAACATTCCACACTTCTTTCCTCATTTTATTAACTCAACTATTTACGATCTGCAATGTAAGTGCAAGCTAACCTTTATGAAGGCAAAGTCACAACAACACATGCTTATGTTTTAAAGCATACCTCTAATTGATTCCAGATCCAAACAAATGAGATTCAAAACTGGAACAGTAGATAAACGAAGCACCCATCAAATACTAAGAACTTCACTTAATAGCAGTATCTTCCTCCAGAAAAGCCTGTGGAGAAGAATGTCAAGTAAAATGCTGCAATTTTAATCCTACTCAGGGAAATTCTTCAGAACCTGCACTAAAATACATTTTAGAGGAAAGATCTGCGGAGTCCTACATTGATACATTTTTCTGCTTTGCCACCAAGGGCATCAAAATATAGATGGCAAGATATTCGTAACTCCATAGTTAAAAGAACCGTTAGGGAAAATTCTAAGCTCCATTACAACACAGCAGAAATATGACAGGCAAGATAACTGAAATAGAAATCATGTCCCGATGAAGCAAAGCATATGCGACGAATGTTCATATACTACGCTCTCAGTCTACGCTGTTGCAATTTAATTTTGGCTCCCATTGAACATCCAATGCTCGATAGGTACAACAATGGAGAACTATGTCATGACAGCTAAATTCTTTTAAACATATATATGTAATGACAGTCAAAAAGTCATCTCATTAAATCGTATGAAAACACAGTAAGACATCCAAATCAAGATCATCTCAAATCATCAACTCGATAGTTAATCACATGCCAAACAGATCAGATAGCAGACTGCTGCCCAAATAATAGGACAACCACCACAAAGTAGAATAACTGAATGAAACCCTGTTTAACAATCATATGCACACAATCCATGTCAAGTTAATAAGGCAATAAGTCCAGGAAACATGACGGTGTAGAGTGACAAGGACAAAAATACTCAAGATCCTGACAGTAATTTAACAATCAAGCAGCTGTGCCTTATTAACTACACCTCTTCTGATTAACAAACCCCTACAGTCTTTATAGGACTGCATGATGCGATGATTGTAAACTGTGTGAACATAGTGCATGAACattgttttctattttcagaTCGCAATTGATGTTAATGCCCTTTGAAATCTCCCATATACCCTTAAGAATATGAACCTCACAATTAAGAGCTTCACTAATCACCAAAGCAAGCATCTGTGCCATATGCATTACGTGTCACTTGACCATCTTTCCTCACCAGCTTAAGCTGTCAGAAAATGTGTCCCCAATGTATATACCATACATTTCAACATTGTGTGCTGACACTTCTACATGAAAACATGTAACTTGGATGTGTATACATCAAAcattaatcaagaaaaaaacagGAGTAATAGACATAATTGCTTGAGTGTCGAGCATATTAAGCATACATTGCTTTGTGGATTTCCCattaaacccaaaaattcataTTGCCAAATTAAGTGTCCACAATGCATGTCAAGGATAACGCTTGGAGATCAATTATAGAACCCCCGGAAATGACCTCATAATTGTCACCAACTCATAGTCAATGCGTTGATCATGCTTTCAACTCCTTTCTTATGGAAGAAGTCATGCCCTAAGGCTTGGTCATAGTGCTGCTACAAGAATAATtcatgagagaaaaaaatatttgttattcTCTAATGTAAATGAGTTTTGTCCCTATAATGAATCTCTTTTCGTAATAACTACACTTTAGATGCACTTTCTTGACGTCTCTCGAATTTGAATGCTGACAAGTGACAATGAACCAAGGCATGATCAACGCCAACTCAAGAATATGTTATCAACTCTTATATCATGTAAAATTACTCAAAATTGGATGAGCTGGCACTCAACAGCATTCCCATGAAAAGTTAAAATCAAGATACTTTCTCAGTGATGTACAACTGCAAATACCTTTAGCTGTTGTGCTTCTAATTCTTCACAGACAAATCTTCCATAAAattaaattctcaaaaaatcgaaaaacacTCATTCTAACCACAGCTCATACAAGTATGAAATAGAAATAACAAGTCCAAGTCATTCTTCCCTTACTGTATGATTAGGAAATGATATATAAAGCTAACCCAACAAAGAGCatattctaaataaaaaaaaaaaacccttcaatTGAACTACAACACtcccccccaacaaaaaaaaaaaacaagaaaaaggaaaaacaaccaACTCTCATCCAGTTGGATAAAAAGatcaaaaggggaaaaacccagcaaaaagaaaagaaagaaaccgaGGGGAAAAATCGCAATTAGAACACGGCAGGGAACATAACTTGACTCAGACCTAccttttcctctcttcttcttcctttctcaaTTTCTCATTGGCACTTTTGCGCTCCACAGACCCAAGGCTTGGACTAGAAGAACTATGAGTAGGAGCCAATGAGGAACTTCTACTCTTTTGCCTTCTATAGCGCTTAGGTGTAGGGGAGCGGCTTTTGTGACGCCTCACTATCGGAGAACGGCTCTTGCGTCGCCGTGGAGATATAGAACGACTTTTCCTTCTGTATATTGCAATAAAAACCATTCAGCAGGTATTACAAGATTACACATTACATATTGGCGTGCATATCAAGTCAGCACCAAGAGACAATAAGCAGGAAACGTTTACAGTTACCTCAAATACTGTTAAGAAGCTCCATCTTTTATCACATGAAGCTAAAGTCAGAATCGAGCAACAAAAGCACACTGACCAGCATTCATAACCTGCTGACCTCCCACAAGATAGGAACAAATTGAATTTCCTTAATATCATGAGGAATGCTATGGCTCATCTTGTTTTCATTACACTGTCTATTGAAGCCCTGATGTCTATCTAAGcttccttttgattttctgtGTAGAAGCTCCCAAAACCAAATACCCATCAGCCAGATCATGAATATTCACCAAATTCTTTTGTAGTCTTTAAAGCATCAGCTTGGTCATCAGGAAGTAGGTACAGACCAGGTAGAGTTTCGAAGCCCATACAGAGAAGTTGCACCTTAAACCCCATCAGCCAAAATTTAATAATCAAGCAAAACTTGAATATCAAGTTTGCATCTGCTCAAACCACTATGCCCACAAAATTGCATAACCAAGTGGCATAAACTCAGTCATGCAGTTTACATGCCAAAAATTTCTAAGAACTGCATCTTCATATCAAACCCTTTTTCTTTACTAGAACATCTCATATAAGATCTACTTTAACATCTCGTAGTATCAAGAATCCTTCACATTCGGAGCAAAACCACATTCAGCAGAAATATGGGTGAAGCAGCAACATCCACAGAGGTAGGATGCGCCTCGCGCAGGCCAAATCGACGTCTTTGCATTTCATCTCAGCAAACTGTTAAAAATAAATTACGCCAAGATATAAACGGGATCACCTGCTATAAGAATAAGATGAATAGGGAGAGCGGCTTCTGTCTCTTCGACTCCTGCGGCTATACCTATGCCCCAAAGGAGAAGGTGAACGCCTTCGTCTATATAAAGGTGAACGAGACCTTGATATATCGCGAGGCATTTCCAGCAGTCTTAGCTTTACAACAGATCAACCCAACATGCAATTTCCTTTATTAAAGCTCAACAAAGCAACGGCCCTCTCCTGCAATGTCAAAGCATTTGAAATTTGCTTATCAAATAAATATCAAAATAGTTCAATTCAGTAAGTGAACAGTGTGCTTCATTGAGATGTGAATCCACAAGACAAAAATACAGGTTCTAGCCTATTTGTCCACATACCAAAGAAATTCATCAGCAGCAACCACAAAAGTGCAGTTGACTCGAGAATCTGTCCAAGTTTAACTAGTTGGCGACAAAAAACATCCGAAAGTTTATAATTGCCTTCGGAAATCAACGCTAAGACATCATTTTGTGCATGTATTAGGGCATGGAAGGAGCTAATTTGGCTCCAGCCATACAAAACCAAGTAGCAAACGACAGAGGCAAAAAAAGCAACACAATCATTCTCTTCCAGATATCCTTTGGCTCACAGAAAAGCACATAAAGCTCAAACAGTTCTACTCAGCATCTGATCAGTATCCCGCCTCCAAACCTACCCTACCCAAACCTTAAAACCAGCACCACGAAAAACAACTCATGCACATCACTGCACCCCAAAAGGGGGAAACTTCAACAAATTGGAGAATCAATCGATATAATTCACACAATCCGAGATCATtctaaaaacaacaaaagaaaagtcaaaagacaCAGCATGACAAACACGATCATCGTACCACACAACCATCGAGGCTACTGTGCGCGATTGCAGGAGATAATGCCAAATCAGGAGTCAAATTCGACCTAGCGATTTACCAGTCAGAACAACGAGAAATATCGAGCTACGGCGATCTTCTCGTGTAGAAGCCCAGAGAGAATCGGATTGACCTAAACAGGATTGGAGCATGAaatgcagagagagaaagagcgagagagagagagttttaggCTTTTGGAGGTCACAGGCTGAAGAACCCTGCAAGGGAGGGTCGAGGAGAGGGCCGGCTCAAATCCTTTCATCGAACCGGTCCGCTTCTGAACCGGATTAATCATCAGTTTTCAAACCGGTCGTCTGGATTTTGAGCCGGATGGGACACATTGAAATCAAGGAATTTTACTATATCTTGACAATGAACTCGAATATTTCGAATATTAAATTTAGAAACAGCACGTAAGTGAAAATGACAAATATGTCCGTACGTACTGCTCATGAAAGAACATTATTCTTAGCGTCATTACTTCCCAAATCTAAATAAAGGTGGACGAGAAAAGAGGAAATTTTAAAATCGACTTATTTCCGATTATTAATTGTTAAAAAAGTTACCACATTTCTCTAGCCcagtgcatggcaacactttcgctttaaaaatcaacttatgatcggaagttaatttttttacttctgcttACGAGCatgagttgatttttctacttctaaagagaAGCAAGTGGgtccaaaattacttttgaagcaatttttacttcaaaagtagaaaaatgaagttgcgtaaccaaatgaatttatatTTCAGAAGTTGCTCCAAAAGCACTTTCGGAGCGAAAATCCTAAtccaaaaatgttgtcatgTGCGCCCATAAAGTTTGCATATGCACTTGGCAATTGACATACTCCTTtcttgagattaaaaaaaaaaacaaacttccaaaaaaaatcatattttacaATGTGACAACGTTCAAATATATAGTCATTCAATTACTAAAAAAGTGCACATTTACATGACTCACAATTGTGCGAAAAGAACATTGTTCAATGTTGTTCAATATCATAAAACAACAAAGGGACTATACAACAAACCGGATATTTTCGGGCACCATTGACCATGCCTAAAAACCATTGCGTGTCCCAATTCACATTAATATTAGAGCAAATGTACGTCTATGCATCCTAAGTTGGTCTCACCACAATTTAAGTCATTGTTGTGAACAAGACAATTAAGATTATCTAAACGAGCTTGGTTTCTAACAAAAGGATCTTCAACATATAATTATAGTAGTGCTTTTCGGTAGTAATGTGCACCACAATCATAAATGTCATTTAGGTTCATCTCCACTAACATCAAAAAgctaaaacaaaacaaaaacattagGCAAGTACAAATTACTAGGCTCAGATAATAAGGCGAAATCATCCAAAACCCCAAAGTATAACCCTTTTCAAACCAACaagcaaaatttttcttttgtcaaaagtATAATTTTTTGCAAACCAACAAGCTAATCGAATAGATAATAATGCTGGCCTAGAATTGAAATGGGAAGAATCTCACAAATTCTCACTAAGTAAATCCATTATTTTTGCCGGAAATGCATGGAACAGAATGTAGCCATCCCTTCCTCACGATTCACTACTAAAGAATCCATGAAATTCATGACGGAAATGGTAAAAATCCTTTTTGATTCACTGCTAAAGAATCTGGAAAATTCACATCAAACCTCTAACAATCAATCCATGACTATTGCAGACTCCATCTCGGCTCTCTCGACCCAATGAAAATGAACTCCCAACGCCTTTACAAGCGAAGAAGCTCATTGAAACATTCCAAAACCACATAATCAACTACAACAAGAAAGGCAAACGGGCTACAACGACATAGACAAGATGGAGTAGCCAAAGGATGACATgtctagtaagagagagaaagcatgATTGTTTACCTTCACAGTTCGACTCTCTCGCCGCTTTTGTGAAATTTCGCCGTGAAGTGAACCAATATAGAATAgggtttttaagaaaattggtTTTATACCATGAAAATGAGAAATTCTATCCACATTTACCCTATTTTATATGAGATATGTTTTGTCCACGTCATATCCCTTTTTAACCGTTCCTTATCCTATCTTGAATAGCAACCAAACACAAAATCCCGAATTTATCATGTTGACCAATTGTAGCTTTTAAGtcctaagcattttttttttcatatatttacGTGTTAAAACTTTTTCAATTATGCATTTTAGGACTTCCTTTACCTTCgtcaatttttggaaaaatttcaaatgaaggcctgaagtgccttcattttttcaaataaagacctaaagtgGCCGTATAAGTGTTAAAGAACGGACTGACATCACCGTttggtcaagggcattttcgtcctttgcttttatgaatatttatatatatatttttttttttttttttgatgtaGAGGGCCCGACTACCCTCGTTGGCCGCAGGCAGTGATCCTCACCCGGGCAAGGTCGACATTTGCCTATGGTCAACGAGGGTAGCCCTTGCCGGATCGGGCAAGGGCGACCATCGCCCGAGACcaggaaggaaggaaagaaagaaagaaagaaagaaatgaaaaaaaattgagaaaatatagataatgaaaatgcccttgaccggCCAAAATATTCGGTGGGTCGACGAGTTCATACCCTTCTTTGAGATTGACATGgttacttcaaacccttatttaaatAATGTACATATTATGcccttatttttaaaaaaaatgaggatactcttatttgaaattttttctcaattttttttgtggatggAAGATcacacaagttttttttttttttttttaaatctcacTTGGCTGTTAATGGAGGCCActcgaacattttttttttttttggtcgaatgccACTCGAACTTGAAACCGGGTGGTTTTGATAGTGCCACGGTAGAAATAGTTACAAAATCGGAAAAGACTAAAATTCGCCGAACGActgaaagtttcaaaaaaaaaaaaaaaacagacaaaaaaGACTTGCAGGCTAAAGAAAATCCCAGGTGTTGGGGGGAGTATCCATGCCTTAACACCAGTGAGGGCCAGCAACCTCTACCCAAGATCGCGACGAGGACCCCCGCACCACCGGTGGCAGCACCGCCCTTTGTCACCACCGAGCGAGACCCGGCCGCCCCTCGCGAGGACTTGCCAATCCTCTCTCAGTGATGGCGAGGGGGTGGCACCACCATTGCTCAAGCACGGGCGCGAGCGCATGTACCCTCGCATAGATCTAGCAAGGGTTGTGGTCATCGGTGGCTTGGCGAGGGCCGTCCATCCTTGCCTTGATCTCGGTAAGAGGTTGTTCGCCCTCACCGATGCAAAGAGGCTGGCGGCGGAGCCATCCTTGTGCACAGTGCCTCCTCAAGGCCCATATCTCTTTTGTTTTCCTATGTTTTCCTaaatgttgacaaaaaaaaagaaaagatgattaataaaaatgccacaGAGATTTCTCGTCCGCTTGAAATTGATATGGCTAACAGAAGGGTTCAAACGTCAAACCTAAGCAAGTTTAGGATTTGACGTGTCGGTTCGACACAAATTTAGGACTAGTACTGGTCATTTTACCGTCATATTATGTCTTAACCATGAATTTTGTATACTAAGTTTGATACACCTACATGGGTGCAAAGAATTACAAGTTGATAGTCTGCgtgcttggttttttttttttttttctttcaaattggtCCTTTTGTAACTTTAACAAATTATTCaatattgtccctaaacttttctCGATTGGATTCTCGAACCATATGTTTTCTTACAAACTTAGCCAATGGCGCATTGGCATCCTATATGCAGCTCAATCACCGACGAGCGTGGCTGAAACCTCTCCGCGCTCAGGCGATAATGTGGCTAGGGATGGACCGAGGAGGCGAGTCAGGGCTGTGCCTCCCCTCTTCCCCTCGACACTTCCTCGCCTTGCTTGATGTTCGGTGCGTTTTTCACCCAATACATTCTAAAATCTCTTGCATATTCTCACACTTTACTAAGTTTCATCCAAAATTGGGTAATGCAACTTGATTATAAGCCCCCTATGAGCTAGATCTCTGCTTTAGTCGCTACGTTGGGCCGAGAGAAAGTGCCTTGCCTGCAATGGCAACCGGCGAGGGTCGCAACCTTACCTAGACGTGACCACGAAATGCAATCCTAGCCCGTTTTTGCGCGCGCGCTTTCTGTTCGCTAATCTTCTTTAGACGTGATAAGACACTTATTGGTCTAGGGTTTGAAGTCTGTATAAAGACATCGACCATAAGCATAGTTTGTagggttttttttaaatatatattggAACTGCAATCCTATCACAGGGTTCTAGCGGTTTGTGTTGAGTTGGTAATCTTTTCCATCATTAATTTCAGTTTGtaatgaaattttgaaacatattaCATTTACACCAACGATCAAAACGATAAACATTTTGTATCATAAACCTAAAAATTTTTAGGCAGTATACATCATGTATGGATTTTGTGTTGTCAAATCTTATTTAATTCTTTTAGAACTGGAAGTAACTATTGCTTTGCCTTTCTCCTGTTCTTAATTTTGATCGCAATGTCTCATCTTGTGAAATGATCGTGGTTGCTATAGTGTTCTATTTACCGGCCATGCTCATCCCTACCATAGACAATGTAGTCTCACCTCTTAAACCCTTTGTATAGGAAAAAAGCGTAGAAATCTGGACTTGCATAATGAGCTTGAAGTGTGTTGTGGTGAGTCCTCATGGGCCAACTCCGGAGAAATTACGCCCCAGCAGGATTTGAACCCGAGACATCATGTCTTTTGGGACTCGCGTTATCTTGTTCCTCCGCCGATCACTTTCAGCAAAATTTGCTCGAGGGAAATGGGCGACCAACCAAAGTGAAGGCGAATTAATTTTGTATATCGAAAGGAGAAAGCAAAGGCGATTCTTTTCCCTCTCACACTTCTATTTTTATGATAGGCTATATCGACGCTACGTTCGTGCATTTGATAATACAATGTTTTAAAACTACAGTGTCGAAAAAATATCTAGTAAGTTCTTAttgatttgttctttttatgATCCAATGGTTACGATTCGATTCCATGAATCGGATCCCCCAAAGATCTGTAGAAGCGCACTCCACAACAATTTATTCTCCAAAATAAACTTCCCAAAAAGGGAGCTTTCCCAAATCTTTCTTGAACATAGTGAAGGTGCAAATTAATTTGAACATACCAAGTAATTGATCCACATTATTTCAAATTGGCCTTAAGGCCTAGCAAAGTACAATTGACACAAGACGTAGACCCACCATGGACATTGAATCACCCACCACCACATGCTCAGCACgacaacatttctctctctctctctctctctcaagaaggATGAACCTTGTGAGACGAAATCCCTTTCCAAGCTGACTTCATGGAAGCAGTGGCCGCGTTGACCGCAGCCTCGATGTACTTCTTGGAGGCCACGGTCGCGGCCTTCTCCATCAAGCTCCCCATCAGCCTGGCCCTCTCCGCCGTCGCCACCAAGCCCTCCATCTCCTCCTTCGCCATCCGGTCCATCTCCTCCTCGAACCGCCGGAACTCCTCCATCGCGCCCTCCATGACCGAGTCGAGGTAGGCCTCGGCCCGGTCCACCTCGGCCTCCGCTGCCTCGGCCTCGGCGAGGTGGTCAAGCTCCGCGGCCGCCCACGACTTGTAGGCCTCGAGCTCGAAGAGCCTCATGAGGTCGTCCTCGATCGCGGCCGGGTCGAAGTTCTTGTCGCGGAGGGATTGGTCGGAGAGGAAGGCGAATTCGGAGAAGAGAGCATCCATGGTTTGGGGTTTGGCCTTGGGAGGAATTTGCAGATCTAGAAAGGGTTGTGTGCAATACTGCAATGTGGGTGCAAGAAGTTAAAAGTTGGGTGGACGGTGGAATCATATAAAAGGGGTGGGTGGAGGTTTGGCTTTTTGTGGAATCATAGAAGCCACTTGATAGCAACTTTTGAAACGTACATTTTTcactttacctttttttttttttttgggataatacACGGATACCGCTAACGAAGAGACCCGACTATCTGAAATTTTTATCTCATAACTCGATTAAATATGGGCTTTTGGCCTGTAACGATCGCCTTAATCCAGAACAATTTGCACGCGATCGATGATATGGGGTTACGTACATCTTTCATTTGATTAGTTTTCATCTCGTAAGTAAATTCTTTTCATTAGTTGAATTTCGATCAATTGACGAATAAACTCTAGCTCGTGAAAAATTCTCACTTGAGCCATGGGTTCGAACCACCAAATTTGCACATTAGCTATCCTAGGATCACAAACCTCAATATCATCGGCAATTACCGAATCCATATGAGAGGGAAGGATTGT includes these proteins:
- the LOC125312422 gene encoding uncharacterized protein At1g10890, whose protein sequence is MPRDISRSRSPLYRRRRSPSPLGHRYSRRSRRDRSRSPYSSYSYSRRKSRSISPRRRKSRSPIVRRHKSRSPTPKRYRRQKSRSSSLAPTHSSSSPSLGSVERKSANEKLRKEEEERKRRQREAELKLIEEETVKRVEEAIQKKVEESLNSAEIQLEVQRRLEEGRRRLHDEVAVQLEKEKEISLIQARQKEEQARREKEELERMLDENRRRVEEAQRKEALEQQKREEARYWELEELQRQKEEALRRKKKEEEEQRLNQMKVLGKNKLRPKLSFALGSK
- the LOC115732056 gene encoding uncharacterized protein LOC115732056; this encodes MDALFSEFAFLSDQSLRDKNFDPAAIEDDLMRLFELEAYKSWAAAELDHLAEAEAAEAEVDRAEAYLDSVMEGAMEEFRRFEEEMDRMAKEEMEGLVATAERARLMGSLMEKAATVASKKYIEAAVNAATASMKSAWKGISSHKVHPS